One genomic window of Sphingomonas ginsengisoli An et al. 2013 includes the following:
- a CDS encoding DUF4268 domain-containing protein, whose translation MSEPVLGRLEKVELRQIWVSEATSFTPWLARDENLVILADALGLELELEAQEKAVGPFRADILCKELGSNSWVLIENQLEKTDHGHLGQLLTYASGLEAVTIVWIAARFTEEHRSTLDWLNKITDDTFRFFGLEVELWRIGDSPAAPKFNIVSKPNDWSRSVAQAARAIDEAELSDTRVLQREYWEQFHLELDRHKGPISGNRKAQLQSWMTYPVGRSGFMLGAVMIRPKKQVRAELYISNEHAKSFFFQLCEQRAHVEQELGYELLWEELPDARDKRVSIALRGVDPEDRSDWPRQHAWLAKHVNDLRRVFESRVRQLRSENWQEPVEKAVS comes from the coding sequence GTGAGTGAGCCTGTCTTGGGCCGTCTAGAGAAAGTCGAACTGCGGCAGATTTGGGTATCTGAAGCAACTTCATTCACCCCGTGGCTCGCACGAGATGAAAATTTAGTCATACTTGCGGATGCACTTGGGCTTGAACTTGAGCTTGAAGCACAAGAAAAGGCGGTTGGCCCGTTCCGTGCGGACATCCTTTGCAAGGAGTTAGGGTCAAACTCTTGGGTGCTCATTGAGAACCAGCTTGAGAAGACCGATCACGGTCACCTTGGACAGCTGCTAACATACGCCTCGGGTTTAGAAGCGGTCACGATCGTCTGGATTGCAGCGCGGTTCACCGAAGAGCACCGGTCGACGCTCGACTGGCTCAACAAGATCACTGATGACACTTTTCGGTTCTTCGGGCTGGAGGTTGAGCTCTGGCGGATCGGCGACTCTCCTGCTGCCCCGAAGTTCAACATCGTCTCAAAGCCGAACGATTGGTCGAGATCCGTCGCGCAAGCGGCCCGTGCGATTGATGAGGCGGAGTTATCCGACACCCGAGTTTTGCAGAGAGAGTACTGGGAGCAATTTCATCTGGAACTCGACCGGCATAAGGGACCAATCAGCGGAAATCGCAAGGCGCAGCTGCAATCTTGGATGACGTACCCAGTGGGTCGCAGCGGCTTCATGTTGGGTGCGGTTATGATCCGTCCGAAAAAGCAGGTTCGGGCGGAGCTCTACATCTCGAACGAGCATGCAAAATCCTTCTTTTTTCAGCTTTGCGAACAACGGGCGCACGTTGAACAAGAGCTCGGGTACGAACTGCTCTGGGAAGAACTGCCCGATGCTCGCGACAAACGAGTCTCTATTGCCCTTAGAGGCGTGGACCCGGAAGACCGGTCAGACTGGCCGCGGCAGCATGCTTGGTTAGCCAAGCATGTAAACGACTTGAGGAGAGTTTTTGAAAGTCGTGTGCGGCAGCTAAGAAGCGAGAACTGGCAAGAGCCGGTCGAGAAGGCCGTTAGCTGA
- a CDS encoding DUF3489 domain-containing protein, whose translation MTKDQKAAPTTKQDKAEAAATPSNTKFDLVLGLLRREQGGTLAELVEATAWQPHTTRAMLTGLRKKGHAIERRKRGDVTCYHLASVDA comes from the coding sequence ATGACCAAAGATCAGAAGGCTGCACCCACAACCAAGCAGGACAAGGCCGAAGCGGCCGCCACCCCCAGCAACACCAAGTTCGACCTAGTACTCGGCCTCCTTCGACGCGAGCAAGGCGGCACACTTGCCGAGCTGGTGGAAGCCACCGCTTGGCAGCCGCACACGACCCGAGCGATGCTGACGGGCCTTCGTAAGAAGGGCCATGCCATTGAGCGCCGCAAGCGCGGTGACGTGACCTGCTACCATCTCGCCAGCGTGGACGCCTGA
- a CDS encoding DUF5985 family protein, protein MMLYTFLSGMLVTLFFVAALFFLRFWARSRDPLFLSFACTFCLLGLGQSLLALGRFAVEERSWVYLVRLAAFLLILAAIYGKNRGRSSR, encoded by the coding sequence ATGATGCTGTACACCTTCCTCTCCGGCATGCTGGTGACCCTGTTCTTCGTCGCGGCGCTGTTCTTTCTTCGGTTTTGGGCACGCAGTCGCGATCCGCTGTTCTTATCCTTCGCCTGTACTTTCTGCCTCCTCGGCCTCGGACAAAGCTTGCTCGCGCTTGGCCGTTTCGCGGTGGAGGAACGGAGCTGGGTCTACCTCGTCAGGCTGGCCGCCTTTCTGCTCATCCTGGCAGCAATTTACGGTAAAAACAGAGGAAGAAGCTCGCGCTGA
- a CDS encoding DUF2924 domain-containing protein, with product MADIEQQLAALIALPAAALPAEWQMVYKTPAPRLPPDLLRRGIAYRLQERAYGKLPARIAREIAAAGRRKRPEVSPGTRLVREWNGRTIDVIATEEGMLWEGRTYSSLSAIAREVTGTPWSGPRFFGIGKHA from the coding sequence ATGGCCGACATTGAACAACAGCTGGCGGCGTTGATCGCGCTGCCGGCAGCAGCGCTGCCGGCCGAGTGGCAGATGGTCTACAAGACCCCTGCCCCCCGCCTTCCGCCCGACCTCTTGCGCCGTGGCATTGCTTACCGGCTCCAGGAGCGCGCCTATGGCAAGCTGCCAGCGAGGATCGCACGCGAGATCGCCGCCGCTGGTCGCAGGAAGAGACCGGAGGTCAGCCCAGGCACTCGGCTGGTGCGCGAGTGGAACGGCCGCACCATCGATGTGATCGCCACTGAGGAGGGCATGCTCTGGGAAGGGCGGACCTACAGCTCCTTGTCGGCCATCGCGCGCGAGGTGACCGGGACGCCGTGGTCCGGGCCGAGGTTCTTCGGGATCGGCAAGCATGCCTGA